Proteins encoded together in one Microplitis mediator isolate UGA2020A chromosome 7, iyMicMedi2.1, whole genome shotgun sequence window:
- the LOC130671935 gene encoding uncharacterized protein LOC130671935 produces MVGKTVHLVLGVDQRSLAALSECNYSPYFGLGKARFYEATSKSAAEASGGASGGAARKATKSTSGAVPPEKAKAKVGKQGQETEAAGAAQETGTAPIPPKIVVVPPPPSPAEDPAGSLGRGERDGKRHNLLWTSIVGPIIKPSRLTVSGTSDEEKTMPPARSCSRGPTKAKAVAKEGLSGTKQRSFDNTPFEAICEAAEHFGIEESITEWADNMLRSRIVTTELSDTKVRARVRRGCPQGGVTSPLMWLLVINELLVRLEKLGVHAVGYVDDVALMIRGSSSVEIRWRMQRALDLVQNWCTDRFLKVNSNKTEMVLFTKKRKHKLNAPSIFDTELKFLTEIRYLGVTLDNKLTWRSHIGKQAQKATATFWACRRIFGTTWGLKPKLVKWIYMAILIPQLTFASVIWWPAIRRDVNIKALNKVYRLALLGIIGEFKTTPTLAMGALLNVVLPNITVESLAVKTSLRLHFVELWSKARTGHASILRNRDLEEVLAQGGDYGSCSYHFRHKYKVLFPNRQEWEVGSEEILSPQGLVWFTDGSKRVEGAGAGIYTGGPETEISLRLGHTASIFQAEVYAIWACVKHILELNHRNKHIYICRDSGAALKSLTSVVVTSKLVPGHSGIKGNNIANELARSGACETGPEPVCSVPVPLCFIRSHLAQWTCDRFWDLWLEAGGMQHTRALVEGPSKSLGTSLVELDRSKPRIIVGLVTGHWFTGRHLKLIGITDDSVCPRCNSEDETPLHLLSECRALEDVRKVILEICDSTRPNLLEVGMGRFLRFSKSINLPIQLEYNED; encoded by the exons ATGGTAGGTAAAACCGTCCACCTTGTTCTGGGTGTGGACCAGCGGTCGCTGGCGGCACTCTCCGAGTGCAACTACTCTCCCTACTTCGGTCTTGGTAAGGCTCGTTTTTACGAGGCCACATCCAAGAGCGCAGCTGAGGCGAGTGGGGGTGCTTCGGGAGGGGCTGCTAGAAAGGCAACGAAGTCCACGTCCGGAGCAGTGCCTCCTGAAAAGGCAAAGGCAAAGGTAGGGAAGCAGGGCCAGGAGACTGAAGCGGCTGGCGCTGCTCAGGAAACTGGCACTGCTCCCATACCTCCAAAGATTGTGGTCGTTCCGCCTCCACCTTCTCCAGCTGAGGATCCTGCCGGGTCCCTCGGTCGTGGGGAGAGGGATGGGAAACGTCACAATTTGCTTTGGACCTCGATAGTAGGACCAATCATCAAGCCGTCTCGCCTGACAGTGAGCGGGACTTCTGATGAGGAAAAGACCATGCCTCCGGCAAGATCTTGCTCCAGAGGGCCCACAAAGGCGAAGGCGGTTGCCAAAGAGGGCCTGTCAGGGACTAAGCAGA GGTCGTTTGATAATACACCCTTCGAAGCTATCTGCGAAGCAGCGGAACACTTTGGAATAGAGGAATCTATCACAGAATGGGCCGACAATATGCTTCGCTCGAGAATAGTGACAACCGAACTTAGTGACACTAAGGTACGGGCCCGTGTTAGAAGAGGCTGTCCGCAAGGAGGCGTGACTTCTCCTCTCATGTGGCTATTAGTCATTAACGAGCTCCTAGTAAGGCTGGAGAAGCTAGGAGTACACGCAGTGGGCTACGTGGATGACGTTGCTTTGATGATCAGAGGTAGTAGCTCAGTAGAGATAAGATGGAGGATGCAAAGAGCACTCGATCTTGTACAGAATTGGTGCACCGACAGATTTCTGAAGGTTAACTCTAACAAGACAGAGATGGTGCTCTTCACCAAAAAGAGGAAGCATAAGTTAAATGCGCCTTCAATTTTCGACACTGAGCTGAAGTTTTTAACAGAGATACGCTATCTTGGAGTAACTCTGGACAATAAGCTCACGTGGAGAAGCCATATCGGGAAACAAGCTCAAAAAGCCACTGCCACTTTTTGGGCCTGTAGAAGGATATTTGGCACAACGTGGGGTCTAAAACCAAAACTAGTTAAGTGGATTTACATGGCTATTTTGATACCCCAATTAACCTTTGCCTCTGTCATTTGGTGGCCCGCAATACGGAGGGACGTCAATATCAAAGCATTAAATAAGGTCTACCGACTTGCTTTGCTAGGCATAATAGGAGAGTTTAAAACAACTCCTACCCTAGCTATGGGGGCACTCCTGAATGTAGTTCTTCCAAACATAACTGTAGAATCTCTGGCTGTGAAAACGTCTTTGAGACTGCATTTTGTTGAGTTGTGGTCGAAGGCTAGGACGGGACATGCGTCCATCCTACGGAACAGAGATCTCGAAGAGGTCCTGGCCCAAGGAGGGGACTATGGCTCTTGTAGCTACCACTTCCGACACAAATACAAAGTTCTCTTTCCAAACAGGCAGGAATGGGAAGTAGGGAGCGAAGAAATCCTATCACCCCAAGGGCTAGTCTGGTTTACGGACGGGTCCAAAAGGGTAGAGGGAGCAGGCGCAGGAATTTATACCGGCGGACCCGAAACTGAGATCTCCCTCAGACTGGGACACACTGCCTCTATTTTTCAGGCAGAAGTATATGCGATCTGGGCCTGTGTAAAGCACATTTTAGAGCTAAATCACAGGAACaaacacatatacatatgcaGGGACAGCGGTGCAGCTCTCAAGTCACTCACATCTGTCGTGGTGACTTCAAAGCTT GTACCGGGTCATAGCGGTATTAAAGGGAATAACATAGCAAATGAATTGGCAAGGTCAGGGGCCTGCGAAACAGGCCCCGAGCCAGTCTGTTCAGTTCCGGTGCCTCTGTGCTTTATAAGAAGCCACTTGGCTCAATGGACCTGTGACAGGTTCTGGGACCTGTGGCTTGAGGCCGGAGGCATGCAACATACGAGGGCACTAGTTGAAGGACCATCGAAGTCGCTTGGTACCAGTCTAGTAGAGCTTGATAGATCCAAACCGAGGATTATTGTCGGGCTCGTTACAGGGCACTGGTTTACCGGAAGGCATCTGAAGCTCATTGGCATCACCGATGACTCGGTATGCCCCAGATGCAATTCAGAGGATGAAACTCCTCTTCACCTGCTGAGCGAATGCAGGGCCTTAGAGGATGTAAGGAAAGTCATCTTGGAAATCTGTGATAGTACTCGGCCTAACCTATTGGAGGTTGGTATGGGCAGATTTCTGCGATTCTCGAAATCCATAAATCTGCCAATCCAACTTGAATATAACGAGGATTAA